Part of the Halobaculum halobium genome, GCCGACGTGGGCATCACGGGGCTGGACCAAGCGCGCGAATCGGGCCAGGACCTCGTCGACCTGCTCGACCTGGAGTACGGCCGCTGTCGGCTCGTCCTCGCGGCGCCCGAGGACGGCGACATCACCGAGCCCGCGGACGTGGCCGGTCGAACGGTCGCCACCGAGTTCCCCCGGATCACCCGGGACTACTTCGATCGAAAGGGGATCGACTGCGAGGTGGTCGAGGTGACGGGGGCGACCGAGCTCACCCCGCACGTCGACATGGCCGACGCCATCGTCGACATCACCTCCACCGGAACCACGCTGCAGGTGAACCGCCTCGCGATCGTCGACGAGGTGCTCGCCTCGTCGGTCCGGCTGTTCGCCCGCGCCGACGTGGCCGACGAGGAGAAGGTCCAGCAGGTCGCCACCGCGTTCGGCTCGGTGATCGCCGCCGAGGACAAACGCTACCTGATGATGAACGCCCCGCGCGACGCGCTCGACGACGTGAAAGCCGTGCTCCCCGGCATGGGCGGCCCGACGGTGATGGACGTGGCCGACGGCGACACCGAACACGTCGCCGTCCACGCGGTCGTCGACGAGCGCGCGGTGTTCGAGGTCATCGACGAGCTCAAACGCGTCGGCGCGAGCGACATCCTCGTCACCGAGATCGAACGGCTCGTCGAGTAGCGTTGCGTCCCCCCTGGGCTCGCTCCGCGTTCGCCCGCTCGCGTCACGCCCGCCTTCTACGCGTCTCGCTCTCGCCGGCGAAGCGTCGGCGTCGTCACTCGGGAGTCGACGCCGAGTCCGCCGTCGCCCTCGCGATAGCGAACCCACGCGACCGTCGCGAGGGTACCGACGAGGATCGCGCCCATCCCGAGCAGCCCGGCCTCCGGTCCGAACGACCCGCCGGTCGCCAGGGTCGGCCCGGTCGATTCGAGGTCGACGACGGCCGCCTCGATGCCGAGGCCGCTGACGGGGAAGCCGAACAGCAGTCCCTGCGCGGCGTTCCACGAGATGTGCACGCCGACCGGGAACGAGAGCCGCCCGGTGAGGACGAAGCCGACGCCGAGGAACGCCCCCGCGAGCGTGATACCGACCGTCGAGGCGACCGAGGCGCCGGGGTTGCCCGCGTGCAGCAGGCCGAAGACCGCCGCGGACGCGGCGAGTGCTCCCCCGACGGCGACGCGCTCGCCGGCGAACCGGAGCCCCTCGGCGACGTTGACGAGCAGCAGTCCCCGCGAGACGAGCTCTTCGTACACTCCCACGACGAGGAACACAAACAGGACCGACCCGAACCCCGCGGCCGTGCCGACGAACGTGTCCGCGACGCGGAACCAGCCGGCCGCCACCCCCGCGACAGCGATACCGGCTTGGAGGAGGACGCCGAGCGCGAGTCCGGCCGCGAGATCCGGGAACGTCCCCGACTCCGCTCGCAGCCCCAAGTCCGCGATCGTTCGTCGATCGACATATCGCGCGGCCAGCAGCGTCGCCGCGGCCACCGCCAGCATCGGGAGCACGGTCGACAGCGGGACTGGCAGTCCGAGAACGGCGGCGGCGACACCGCCGGCGACGAGCGCGACGAGGATCGCCAGGAGGGCGACGACGAGCCGGACCGGCGCGCGCGGCCGGCGCTCGGCGTCGTTCCAGACGATCGAGCCGAGGAGCGAGCGGACGTCGGTCACGAGCGCTGGAGGAGAGAAGCGACGGACACGGTTCTCAGACGGGCGCGGTCTGGTAGATCGCGAGCACGCTGTTGACGCCGTACGCCGCGAGGATCGTGAGCGCGTAGTGCATCGCAGTGATCATCGCGGTTCCGCGGCGGTTCAGTCCGTACGCGAGCCGCACCACCACGAAGTCCACGACGAGCGCGATGGCGATGACCGCGGCCGTCGGCAACACGGCCGCAGACAGCCCCACGAGTGCCATCGCGATTCCCGGGGGGACCGCCTGCCTGAGCTCGGCCTCGCCGCCGAGGACGAAGTAGGCGGCAGTGTTGGCCAGCAACGTCGACAGCACCGCGATGAGGGCGAACCCGGCGACGACACCGAGCGCAGACAACTGCAGCAGCACGTTACCCGAGCAGCCCCAGTTCCGAGAGTCGGTCGGAGATGACGCGGACGGCCGCCTCGGCGTCGGCAGGTCGCTTCCCGCCCGTGATGACGAGCTTGCCGGAGCCGAACAACAGCGCCACGACGTCGGGGTCGTCGATCCGGTAGACGAGCCCCGGGAACTGCTCGGGCTCGTACTCGATGTTTTCGAGGCCGAGCCCGATGGCGATCGCGTTCAGGTTCAGGTCGGTGCCCAGGTCCGCGGAGGTGACGATGTTCTGGACGGTGATCTCCGGGTCGTCCTCGATCGGGATCTCCAGCGCGCGCAGTTCGTCGAACACCATGTGGAGCGCCTCGTGGACGGCGTCGGTGGACTTCGCGCCCGTACAGACGATCTTCCCCGAGCGGAAGATCAGCGCGGCGCTCTTGGGGTCGGCGGTCCGGTACACCAGCCCCGGGAACTGCTCGGGGTCGTAGTCCGCCCCCTCGAGGTCCATGGCGACCGTCTGGAGGTCCAGCTCCTGATCGATCCCCGTTGACGCGACGACGTTCTCGATGTTGATCGACTCCGTGGGGTCAGCCATTCTTACACAAAACGACGGTTTAAACGGATAAAGTAGTACCGCACCGCTTGCTGGGCATTCGTTCCGCGAGTTCGGGGGTCACCGCTACCGGCTCGAATCCGTGCGTTCAAGCGGTGCGGCGCCGGACACCCGCCCGTGTACGGGCTTGAATTCGTCGGCGACGAGGACCGGTTCGCGGCGCTGGAGGCGGGCGTCGCCGCCGCGACCGGAGTCGACCGCGTCGCCCCGGGGCTGGCGGTCGCCGACGCGGTCGACCCGGACCGCGTGCGCGGGCTGGCGTACACCAGGCGCGCGCTCGACCTGCTCGGCCGGGCAGACGCGGACCCGCAGAGCGCGCGCGCCGTCGTCGAGGCGGCGAGCGTCGAGCGGGACGGGACCGTTGCGGTCCGCGCACGCGTGCTCCGCGACAGCGCGGACGTCCCCGTCTCGACGAGCGAGGTCGAGCGCGAGTGCGGGAGCGCGCTCGTCGCGCGCGGCTTCGACGTGGACCTCGACGACCCGGACCACACCCTCCGCGTGCTGTTCGCGGGCGACACCTGCCTCGTCGGCTGGGTCGTCGCCGAGTCCCTCCGGGATTTCTCGACGCGACGACCGACCGACCGGCCGTTCTTTCAGCCGGGGAGCATGGCCCCGATGGACGCCCGCGCGTACGCCAACCTCGCGGGCGCCGGCCCGGGAACACGGGTCCTCGACCCGATGTGCGGGACCGGCGGCGTGCTCATCGAGGCCGGCCTCGTCGGCGGCGACGTGGTCGGCAACGACGCGCAGTCGAAGATGGTCAGCGGCGCCCGCGAGAACCTCGGCCACTACCTTGACGGGACTGCTGGACCGTCGACGCCCGCGAGCGGCGATCCCGGCGGCACCGTCGTCGACGATCCCGGCGGGTTCGACGTGATCCGCGGCGACGCAACCCGGCTCGCGCTCCGGGGCGACGCCGTCGACGGCGTCGTGTTCGACGCGCCGTACGGCCGGCAGTCGAAGATCGCACGCCACAGCCTCGACGACCTCGTGAGTGACGCGCTCGCTGAGGCCGCGCGGGTCGCGCCGCGGGGTGTCCTGATCGCCGACCGCTCGTGGCGCGAGGCCGCGGTCGACGCGGGCTGGCGCGTCACCGAATCCTTCGAGCGACGGGTCCACCGGAGCCTGGTTCGACACGTCCACGTGTTGGATCGGTCCTGAGGCCGCGAAGAGACTGCGAAGAGAACTGGCGCAGCAACGCGAGGAGACGGCCGAGTCGCCCTCGAGACGAACTCATCGGAACGGAACTCGGCGCGAGAACCGGCGACGGCGCCGGCGCCGACCTACTCGGTCTCGCCGAGCAGCTCGTCGACCAGTTCCTCGGGGTCGAACAGCTCGATGTCGTCGTACCCCTGCCCGACGCCGAGAAAGAGGATCGGCCTGCCGGTCACGTACGCGATGGAGATAGCGGCGCCGCCGGAGGAGTCGGCGTCGGCCTTCGTGAGGACGGTGCCGTCGATCGCGGCCGCGTCGTTGAACTCCTGGGCGCGCTTGACGGCGTCCTGGCCGGCGACCGCCTCGTCGACGAAGAGCGTGAGGTCGGGGTCGACGACGCGGTCGATCTTCTCCAGTTGCGCCATCAGGTCGTTGCTGGTGTGGAGGCGGCCGGCGGTGTCGCCCAGCACCACGTCGATGTCGTTGGCCTCGGCGTACTCGACGCCGTCGTAGATGACGGCGGCCGGGTCGCCGCCCTGCTCGTGGGCGATGAGCTTCCGGTCGAGCGCCTCGGCGTGCTCGCGGATCTGCTCGTTCGCGCCCGCGCGGTAGGTGTCGCCGTTCGCGAGCACCGACGAGTAGCCGCGCTCTGCGAGCCACTCGGAGAGCTTCGCGATGCTCGTGGTCTTGCCGACGCCGTTGACCCCGGTGAAGACGATAGTGACGGGCTTGTCCGCCTCGGCGATCCGCTCCTCGAAGTCGAACTGTCCGACGCTGATCACGTCCAACAGCGCGTCGTGGAGCGCCTCGGTGACGAGCTGGTCGGTCGTTTCGACTTGCGCGCGCGTCTCGCCGATCATCTTCTCGCGGACGGTGTCGAGGATGCGGTCGGCGACGCTCATTTCCACGTCGCTGGACAGCAGTGCGAGCTCCAGGTCCTGAAGGGGCTCCTCGAGGTCTTCCTCCTCGACGATGACTTTCCCGGTCGCGAACGCCGCGGCGCGCTTGAGGCGACCCGGGCCCGAGTCCTCGCCTGCGTCGTCGGCCGCGGCAGCGTCGCTCGCTGTCGCGTCTCCGTCGGACGCGTCTGATCCCCGCTCGGTCTCCGGATCGGGGGCCGCTTCGGCGTCGGCGGTCGCGTCCGCGTCAGCCTCGGTCTCGGCCTCCTCGGCCTTCTCTTCGACCTCCTCTGCCGCGTCCTCGCGGAAGGAGGAGAGCTTGTCCTTCAGGCCGTCGAACATTCCTTACTCGTCCCCGTCGCCGCCCTCGTCGGCCATCTGCTGCATCTGCTGCATCTGCTGTTGCTGCATCTGCTGTTGCATCTGCTGAGCCTGCTGTTCGAGCTGCTGGCTCTCGGCTTCGAGGTCGGCCTTCTCCTCGCTGACGGTGTCGATCTGCTTGTCGATGGCGTCCTTGCGGTCCTCGAGCGCGTCGACGGCGTCACCCTCCTCGAGCTCGGCGGCGTAGTCGCCGCCGAGGCTCACGATGATCTCGTCGAGGTCCTGTACCTCGGCACGGACGTACGCCCCCCCGCCCAGCGGCACCTGCACCGTCGACCCGGTCTCGATCTGCCCGATCGCGTCGATCGCCTCGTCCATCTCACGCTGCTCCTGCTGGAGGGCGTCGACCTCGCTCTCCAGTTCCGCGATCTCGTCTTCGATCGCCTGGATCTCCTGGGAGATCTGCTGGAGCTGCTGCTGACCCTGACCGCCGCCACCGAGGCTC contains:
- the ftsY gene encoding signal recognition particle-docking protein FtsY, producing MFDGLKDKLSSFREDAAEEVEEKAEEAETEADADATADAEAAPDPETERGSDASDGDATASDAAAADDAGEDSGPGRLKRAAAFATGKVIVEEEDLEEPLQDLELALLSSDVEMSVADRILDTVREKMIGETRAQVETTDQLVTEALHDALLDVISVGQFDFEERIAEADKPVTIVFTGVNGVGKTTSIAKLSEWLAERGYSSVLANGDTYRAGANEQIREHAEALDRKLIAHEQGGDPAAVIYDGVEYAEANDIDVVLGDTAGRLHTSNDLMAQLEKIDRVVDPDLTLFVDEAVAGQDAVKRAQEFNDAAAIDGTVLTKADADSSGGAAISIAYVTGRPILFLGVGQGYDDIELFDPEELVDELLGETE
- a CDS encoding CPBP family intramembrane glutamic endopeptidase, yielding MTDVRSLLGSIVWNDAERRPRAPVRLVVALLAILVALVAGGVAAAVLGLPVPLSTVLPMLAVAAATLLAARYVDRRTIADLGLRAESGTFPDLAAGLALGVLLQAGIAVAGVAAGWFRVADTFVGTAAGFGSVLFVFLVVGVYEELVSRGLLLVNVAEGLRFAGERVAVGGALAASAAVFGLLHAGNPGASVASTVGITLAGAFLGVGFVLTGRLSFPVGVHISWNAAQGLLFGFPVSGLGIEAAVVDLESTGPTLATGGSFGPEAGLLGMGAILVGTLATVAWVRYREGDGGLGVDSRVTTPTLRRRERDA
- a CDS encoding TATA-box-binding protein yields the protein MADPTESINIENVVASTGIDQELDLQTVAMDLEGADYDPEQFPGLVYRTADPKSAALIFRSGKIVCTGAKSTDAVHEALHMVFDELRALEIPIEDDPEITVQNIVTSADLGTDLNLNAIAIGLGLENIEYEPEQFPGLVYRIDDPDVVALLFGSGKLVITGGKRPADAEAAVRVISDRLSELGLLG
- a CDS encoding DUF7473 family protein; its protein translation is MLLQLSALGVVAGFALIAVLSTLLANTAAYFVLGGEAELRQAVPPGIAMALVGLSAAVLPTAAVIAIALVVDFVVVRLAYGLNRRGTAMITAMHYALTILAAYGVNSVLAIYQTAPV
- the hisG gene encoding ATP phosphoribosyltransferase yields the protein MRIAVPNKGRLHEPTIDLLERAGLHIENTADRQLYADTVDPEVSVLFARAADIPEYVADGAADVGITGLDQARESGQDLVDLLDLEYGRCRLVLAAPEDGDITEPADVAGRTVATEFPRITRDYFDRKGIDCEVVEVTGATELTPHVDMADAIVDITSTGTTLQVNRLAIVDEVLASSVRLFARADVADEEKVQQVATAFGSVIAAEDKRYLMMNAPRDALDDVKAVLPGMGGPTVMDVADGDTEHVAVHAVVDERAVFEVIDELKRVGASDILVTEIERLVE
- a CDS encoding THUMP domain-containing protein, producing MYGLEFVGDEDRFAALEAGVAAATGVDRVAPGLAVADAVDPDRVRGLAYTRRALDLLGRADADPQSARAVVEAASVERDGTVAVRARVLRDSADVPVSTSEVERECGSALVARGFDVDLDDPDHTLRVLFAGDTCLVGWVVAESLRDFSTRRPTDRPFFQPGSMAPMDARAYANLAGAGPGTRVLDPMCGTGGVLIEAGLVGGDVVGNDAQSKMVSGARENLGHYLDGTAGPSTPASGDPGGTVVDDPGGFDVIRGDATRLALRGDAVDGVVFDAPYGRQSKIARHSLDDLVSDALAEAARVAPRGVLIADRSWREAAVDAGWRVTESFERRVHRSLVRHVHVLDRS
- the pfdA gene encoding prefoldin subunit alpha; translation: MSLGGGGQGQQQLQQISQEIQAIEDEIAELESEVDALQQEQREMDEAIDAIGQIETGSTVQVPLGGGAYVRAEVQDLDEIIVSLGGDYAAELEEGDAVDALEDRKDAIDKQIDTVSEEKADLEAESQQLEQQAQQMQQQMQQQQMQQMQQMADEGGDGDE